The Miscanthus floridulus cultivar M001 chromosome 7, ASM1932011v1, whole genome shotgun sequence genome includes a region encoding these proteins:
- the LOC136464141 gene encoding uncharacterized protein, with protein sequence MKAAAGGGGKESPVASLLRFVLLLLLPLTVLYIFYTLHVILSSTPSCPPADPVTAKGTSNALTVSHLTNNFDETHLTNNFDKTHFTNNYNLTSSTPSPPPPPPPPPPPPAVLTATTLQHVVFGIAASARLWEKRKEYIKIWWRPGGGMRGFVWMDRPVRSSSVPDGLPPIKVSADTSRFPYTHRRGHRSAIRISRIVSETFRLGLPDVRWFVMGDDDTVFLPDNLLAVLSRLDHRQPYYIGSPSESHLQNIYFSYGMAFGGGGFAISQPLAARLERMQDACIRRYPSLYGSDDRIQACMAELGVPLTRHPGFHQYDVYGDLLGLLAAHPVAPLVSLHHLDVVRPLFPNARSRPAAVRRLFEGPVMLDSVGLMQQSICYDEAKRWTVSVAWGFVVMVARGVISPREMETPARTFLNWYRRADYKSHAFNTRPLARNPCERPALYYLAAARRAVARGGETTVTRYQRWRRRDEARPVCRWKIPDPDTLLDSVLVVKKPDPALWDKSPRRNCCRVLSSPGAGEDGNKTMTIDVSVCEDWEINQR encoded by the exons ATGAAGGCGGCCGCCGGAGGCGGCGGCAAGGAGAGCCCGGTGGCCTCCCTCCTCCGCTTCgtcctcctgctccttctccctCTTACCGTGCTCTACATCTTCTACACCCTCCACGTCATTCTCTCCTCAACCCCCTCCTGCCCGCCGGCGGACCCCGTCACAGCCAAGGGCACGTCAAACGCCTTGACCGTCTCTCATCTTACCAACAATTTTGACGAAACTCATCTTACCAACAATTTTGACAAAACTCATTTTACCAACAATTATAACCTTACATCGTCAACGccatcgccaccgccgccgccgccgcctcctcctcctcctcccgccgTGCTCACGGCGACGACGCTGCAGCACGTAGTGTTCGGCATCGCGGCGTCGGCGCGCCTATGGGAGAAGCGGAAGGAGTACATCAAGATCTGGTGGCGCCCTGGCGGGGGCATGCGCGGCTTCGTGTGGATGGACCGCCCCGTGCGGTCTTCCAGCGTGCCGGATGGGCTGCCGCCCATCAAGGTCTCGGCGGACACCTCCCGCTTCCCCTACACGCACCGGCGCGGCCACCGGTCCGCCATCCGCATCTCTCGCATCGTCTCCGAGACCTTCCGCCTCGGCCTCCCCGATGTGCGGTGGTTCGTCATGGGCGACGACGACACCGTCTTCCTCCCCGACAACCTGCTCGCGGTCCTCAGCAGGCTCGACCACCGGCAGCCCTACTACATTGGCTCCCCCTCCGAGAGCCACCTTCAGAACATCTACTTCTCATACGGGATGGCGTTCGGCGGCGGGGGCTTCGCCATCAGCCAGCCGCTGGCGGCGAGGCTGGAGCGGATGCAGGACGCGTGCATCCGGCGGTACCCGTCGCTGTACGGCAGCGACGACCGCATCCAGGCGTGCATGGCGGAGCTGGGCGTGCCGCTGACAAGGCACCCGGGGTTCCACCAGTACGACGTGTACGGGGACCTCCTTGGCCTCCTGGCCGCGCACCCCGTTGCGCCGCTCGTGTCGCTGCACCACCTCGACGTGGTGCGCCCGCTGTTCCCGAACGCGCGGTCCCGCCCGGCCGCGGTGCGGAGGCTGTTCGAGGGCCCCGTCATGCTGGACTCGGTGGGGCTGATGCAGCAGTCCATATGCTACGACGAGGCGAAGCGGTGGACGGTGTCGGTGGCTTGGGGGTTCGTGGTGATGGTGGCGAGGGGCGTGATCTCGCCGCGGGAGATGGAGACCCCCGCGCGGACGTTCCTCAACTGGTACCGACGCGCCGACTACAAGTCGCACGCTTTCAACACGCGGCCGCTGGCGCGCAACCCGTGCGAGCGGCCCGCGCTGTATTACCTGGCCGCTGCGCGGCgtgcggtggcgcgcggcggcgaGACCACTGTGACGAGGTaccagcggtggcggcggcgcgacgAGGCACGCCCGGTGTGCCGATGGAAGATCCCAGACCCCGACACGCTGCTCGACAGCGTGCTTGTGGTTAAGAAGCCCGATCCCGCATTGTGGGATAAG TCTCCGAGACGGAATTGCTGCAGGGTGCTGTCGTCTCCCGGGGCAGGGGAGGACGGCAACAAGACAATGACCATAGACGTTAGTGTATGTGAGGACTGGGAGATCAACCAACGGTAA